One Camelina sativa cultivar DH55 chromosome 3, Cs, whole genome shotgun sequence genomic window carries:
- the LOC104766654 gene encoding calreticulin-3 (The sequence of the model RefSeq protein was modified relative to this genomic sequence to represent the inferred CDS: added 19 bases not found in genome assembly), with the protein MGLPQKNLASFSIFLFSLLSIAPLAFSEIFLEEHFEGGWKSRWVLSDWKRNEGKAGTFKHTAGKWPGDPDNKGIQTYNDAKHYAISAKIPEFSNKNRTLVVQYSVKIEQDIECGGAYIKLLSGYVNQKQFGGDTPYSLMFGPDICGTQTKKLHVILSYQGQNYPIKKDLQCETDKLNHFYTFILRPDASYSVLVDNKEREFGSMYTDWDILPPRKIKVKNAKKPEDWDDREYIDDPNDVKPEGYDSIPREIPDRKAKEPEDWDEEENGLWEPPKIPNPAYKGPWKAKRIKNPNYKGKWKTQWIDNPEFEDDPDLYVLKPIKYAGIEVWQVKAGSIFDNILICDDPQYARGIVDDYFDQHRESEKELFAEAEKERKAREDEEARKAREEGERRRKERDHRYGDRRRRYKRPNPRDYMDDYHDEL; encoded by the exons atgggattacctcaaaaaaatttggcttctttctccatctttctcttctctttactTAGTATCGCACCATTGGCTTTCTCCGAGATCTTTTTAGAAGAGCATTTCGAAG GTGGATGGAAAAGCAGGTGGGTCTTGTCTGATTGGAAAAGAAACGAAGGCAAAGCTGGAACCTTTAAGCACACTGCCGGCAAATGGCCCGGCGATCCTGACAATAAAG GTATTCAGACCTATAATGATGCCAAGCATTATGCAATTTCTGCAAAGATTCCTGAGTTTAGCAACAAAAACCGGACTCTTGTTGTCCAGTACTCAGTCAAGATTGAACAAGACATAGAATGTGGTGGCGCTTACATCAAGCTCCTCTCTGGCTATGTTAACCAGAAGCAGTTTGGTGGTGATACTCCTTACAG TCTAATGTTTGGACCAGATATATGCGGAACGCAGACAAAGAAGCTTCATGTTATTCTTTCATATCAGGGACAAAATTATCCGATTAAAAAGGATTTGCAATGTGAAACAGacaaattaaatcatttttacacatttattcTGCGGCCTGATGCTTCTTACAGCGTTCTGGTCgataataaagagagagaatttGGCAGTATGTACACAGACTGGGACATCCTTCCTCCAAGGAAGATAAA CCAGAGGACTGGGATGATAGAGAATATATCGATGACCCCAACGATGTCAAACCCGAG GGTTATGATTCTATTCCCCGTGAAATTCCAGATCGTAAAGCTAAAGAG CCTGAAGACTGGGACGAGGAAGAAAACGGTCTCTGGGAACCCCCTAAGATCCCAAATCCTGCTTACAAAGGTCCTTGGAAAGCAAAG AGGATCAAAAACCCAAACTACAAGGGAAAATGGAAGACCCAATGGATAGATAACCCAG AATTTGAAGATGATCCAGATCTTTATGTTCTGAAGCCTATTAAATATGCAGGCATTGAAGTGTGGCAG GTGAAGGCTGGTTCTATCTTTGACAATATCTTGATCTGCGATGACCCGCAATATGCAAGAGGCATCGTGGACGACTATTTTGACCAGCACAGGGAG TCTGAGAAGGAGTTATTTGCGGAagctgagaaagaaagaaaagctagaGAGGATGAG GAAGCTAGAAAAGCACGGGAAGAAGGAGAGCGTAGAAGGAAGGAAAGGGACCACCGGTATGGAGACAGGAGGAGGCGTTACAAACGT CCCAATCCACGTGATTACATGGATGATTACCAT GACGAGCTGTAA
- the LOC104778625 gene encoding histone deacetylase 8-like has translation MASSHLDVFWHDGMLRHDAVLGVFDSGYDPGFIDVLEKHPENADRVRNMLSILRRGPIAPHINWFTGRPAIISELLMFHTSEYIEKLVEADKSGEMCELAPGTFMSPGSWEASLLAAGTTLSAMQHILDSHGKMAYALVRPPGHHAQPTQADGYCFLNNAALAVKLALDSGSCSRVAVIDIDVHYGNGTAEGFYTSDKVLPVSLHMNHGSWGSSHPQKGSAXFFFFFFLVENLYQFTTMVSENCALGGIL, from the exons ATGGCTTCCAGTCACCTAGACGTCTTCTGGCACGACGGAATGCTCCGACACGACGCCGTATTAGGCGTCTTCGACTCCGGATACGACCCTGGGTTCATCGACGTATTGGAGAAGCACCCGGAGAATGCCGATCGCGTCAGGAACATGCTTTCGATTCTCCGACGCGGTCCCATCGCTCCTCATATCAATTGGTTTACCGGCCGTCCAGCAATAATATCTGAGCTTCTGATGTTTCACACTTCAG AGTACATCGAGAAGCTAGTGGAGGCAGATAAATCAGGAGAAATGTGTGAACTTGCTCCAGGTACTTTCATGAGCCCAGGCTCGTGGGAAGCTTCCCTTCTTGCAGCTGGAACTACTCTATCAGCTATGCAACATATTCTTGATTCTCATGGGAAGATGGCTTATGCTCTGGTACGCCCACCAGGCCACCACGCACAGCCTACTCAAGCCGATGGGTATTGCTTCCTCAACAATGCGGCTCTTGCTGTCAAGCTGGCGTTAGATTCGGGTTCTTGTTCCCGAGTTGCGGTTATTGACATCGATGTGCACTATGGAAATGGCACAGCTGAAGGGTTTTATACATCTGATAAGGTTCTTCCGGTGTCACTTCATATGAACCATGGGTCATGGGGATCGTCTCACCCGCAGAAAGGATCTGCTNctttttttttttttttttttttggttgagaatCTCTATCAGTTCACCACCATGGTTAGTGAAAATTGTGCTTTGGGGGGGATTTTATAG
- the LOC104766663 gene encoding histone deacetylase 8: MASSHLDVFWHDGMLRHDAVLGVFDSGYDPGFIDVLEKHPENADRVRNMLSILRRGPIAPHINWFTGRPAIISELLMFHTSEYIEKLVEADKSGEMCELAPGTFMSPGSWEASLLAAGTTLSAMQHILDSHGKMAYALVRPPGHHAQPTQADGYCFLNNAALAVKLALDSGSCSRVAVIDIDVHYGNGTAEGFYTSDKVLPVSLHMNHGSWGSSHPQKGSADEIGVDVGLGYNLNVPLPNGTGDRGYEYAMTELVVPAVRRFGPDMVVLVVGQDSSAFDPNGRQSLTMNRYRRIGQIMRGVAEEHSQGRLLMVQEGGYHVTYAAYCLHAMLEGVLKIPEPHLSDPIAYYPEEEAIAVAAVESIKKYHSEFVPFLRGT; the protein is encoded by the exons ATGGCTTCCAGTCACCTAGACGTCTTCTGGCACGACGGAATGCTCCGACACGACGCCGTATTAGGCGTCTTCGACTCCGGATACGACCCTGGGTTCATCGACGTATTGGAGAAGCACCCGGAGAATGCCGATCGCGTCAGGAACATGCTTTCGATTCTCCGACGCGGTCCCATCGCTCCTCATATCAATTGGTTTACCGGCCGTCCAGCAATAATATCTGAGCTTCTGATGTTTCACACTTCAG AGTACATCGAGAAGCTAGTGGAGGCAGATAAATCAGGAGAAATGTGTGAACTTGCTCCAGGTACTTTCATGAGCCCAGGCTCGTGGGAAGCTTCCCTTCTTGCAGCTGGAACTACTCTATCAGCTATGCAACATATTCTTGATTCTCATGGGAAGATGGCTTATGCTCTGGTACGCCCACCAGGCCACCACGCACAGCCTACTCAAGCCGATGGGTATTGCTTCCTCAACAATGCGGCTCTTGCTGTCAAGCTGGCGTTAGATTCGGGTTCTTGTTCCCGAGTTGCGGTTATTGACATCGATGTGCACTATGGAAATGGCACAGCTGAAGGGTTTTATACATCTGATAAGGTTCTTCCGGTGTCACTTCATATGAACCATGGGTCATGGGGATCGTCTCACCCGCAGAAAGGATCTGCTGATGAAATTGGTGTAGACGTGGGATTGGGTTACAATCTGAATGTCCCTTTACCTAATGGCACTGGTGACCGTGGCTATGAATATGCCATGACTGAGCTGGTGGTTCCTGCTGTTAGAAGGTTTGGACCCGATATGGTTGTTCTCGTTGTTGGTCAAGATTCTAGCGCT TTTGATCCAAACGGGAGACAAAGCCTGACGATGAATAGATACAGAAGGATTGGGCAGATAATGAGGGGAGTGGCAGAAGAACACAGCCAAGGAAGGTTGCTTATGGTGCAAGAAGGCGGGTATCATGTTACATATGCAGCGTACTGCCTCCACGCCATGCTAGAAGGCGTGCTTAAGATTCCAGAACCGCATCTATCGGATCCGATCGCTTATTACCCTGAAGAAGAAGCTATTGCTGTTGCAGCTGttgaatcaataaaaaaatatcactcCGAATTTGTTCCATTTCTCAGAGGAACTTAA